The Phycisphaeraceae bacterium genome segment GGGCAGGTTGATCGAGGTGTCGGCGTTGATGACCCCCACCAGGCGCACGCCCGGAAAATCCAGCCCCTTGGCGATCATCTGGGTGCCGACCAGCACCGTGATCTCGCGCCGGGCGAAGCGTCCCAGCACGTCGTGGAACGATGATGCGCCGTGCATGGTGTCCGAGTCCACGCGCACGATGTCCCGCCCGACCGTCAGCGAGGGCAGCATCGAGCCCAGCTCCTCCTCCACGCGCTGCGTGCCCAGTCCGAAGTTGACGATCTTCCTGCCGCACTGCGGGCAGTCGCGCGGCAGGCGCTGCTCGCTCTGGCAGTGATGGCAGCGCAGGTAGCCGCCCGCGGGAATGCTCAGGTCGCGGTGCATCACCATCGGGGCGTCGCACTGGTCGCATTCCATGATCCACCCGCAGCCGTGATCCGGGCAGGCCACGTAGTTGGCGAAGCCGCGCCGGTTGAGCAGGATGATCGCCTGAAAACCCTCATCGACGGTGCGGCGGAGCTCCTGCTCCAGCAGCGGTCCGATCAGGTGAACGTGCCGGGAATCACGACGCATCCGCATCTGGGCGCGGAAGTCCACGATCTTCACCGAGGGCATCATCGTGCCCGGCACGCGCGTGGGAAGCCGGTGCAATGTGAAGGCGCCGCGCACGGTGGCGTTGTGCCATGATTCCAGCGACGGCGTCGCGCTGCCCAGCACCACGGGACAGCCCGCGATCTGACCCCGCCGGATCGCCACGTCCCGGCCGTGGTACCGCGGGAGTTGGTCCTGCTTGTATGAACTGTCGTGCTCCTCATCGACGATGATGAGCCCCAGCCGTGCATCAGGAATCGGCGCGAAGACCGCCGACCGCGCCCCCAGCACGATCTGGGCGTGGCCTTCGGCGACCAGGTTCCACTGCTGGTTTCGCTGCGCGGCGGTCAGGCCCGAGTGCAGCACGGCGACGCGGTGGTGCAGGAACCGGCCGATCAGCCGCCCGCCCGTCTGGGGCGTGAGCGCAATCTCCGGCACCAGCATCAGCGCCGTCTTGCCCGACGCAACGGCTTGCTCGATGAGACGAATGTAGACCTCGGTCTTGCCCGAGCCGGTGACCCCCTGGATGAGATGCGTGGAGAAGCCGCGCGGCAACACGGCGCCGATCGAGTCGATGACCCGCTGCTGGTCGGGGGTGAGTGCGTCAGGAACGAACCGATCCACCGCCGCGTCAGCCCAGCCGGCCTCGATCGCCGTGCGCGTCGTGCGGGTGAGCAGTCCCCTGTCGATCAGGGCGCGAATGGGCGCGATGGACTTGAGCCCCGCGCGATCGGCCAGCGCGTGCATTTCGATGGGTCGCTCCCAGGCCGGCAGAGTCGCCATCGCCTCGATCACGCGACGCTGATGCTTCGAGAGCCGGGGCGATCGCGCCGGCTCGTCCGATGGGCGCCCCGCATCGGCGCTCGATGACGGCGAGGGCAGATCGACAAAGTGCCTCGTGACCCGCCCCACGTCTTTCTTCACCG includes the following:
- the priA gene encoding primosomal protein N', whose amino-acid sequence is MPRDAAPSLFTSAADLPPAGFAQVVVERGIDRYPNGLTYAIPPDLADLSPGERVMVPLGRGDKPTVGYVTGIESDPDRLGNGESAAPTRYKSILSRAPGSHRLPSELSDLARWLSAYYCTPLGMVFATMLPGAVKKDVGRVTRHFVDLPSPSSSADAGRPSDEPARSPRLSKHQRRVIEAMATLPAWERPIEMHALADRAGLKSIAPIRALIDRGLLTRTTRTAIEAGWADAAVDRFVPDALTPDQQRVIDSIGAVLPRGFSTHLIQGVTGSGKTEVYIRLIEQAVASGKTALMLVPEIALTPQTGGRLIGRFLHHRVAVLHSGLTAAQRNQQWNLVAEGHAQIVLGARSAVFAPIPDARLGLIIVDEEHDSSYKQDQLPRYHGRDVAIRRGQIAGCPVVLGSATPSLESWHNATVRGAFTLHRLPTRVPGTMMPSVKIVDFRAQMRMRRDSRHVHLIGPLLEQELRRTVDEGFQAIILLNRRGFANYVACPDHGCGWIMECDQCDAPMVMHRDLSIPAGGYLRCHHCQSEQRLPRDCPQCGRKIVNFGLGTQRVEEELGSMLPSLTVGRDIVRVDSDTMHGASSFHDVLGRFARREITVLVGTQMIAKGLDFPGVRLVGVINADTSINLPDFRASERTFQLVSQVAGRAGRGSEPGRVVVQSFQPDALPIRLAARHDYEGFAKAELAIRERNGLPPTTRLARIVVRDEDLAEAVASANALAVHLRSRAPEGVRVRGPSPCPISRIAGFHRQQVEVLASSPGTLQRLLTDARNAGLLVADARTAVDVDPVALL